The sequence ATGTACCCAACTTTGCTGGCTCAGCAACAGGGTTATGATCAGTTGATCTGGACCGACGCCCGTGAGCACAAATACATTGAAGAATCAGGCACGATGAACATCATGTTCATGCTCGACGGTAAATTAGTGACCCCAGCCACATCTGATTCCATTCTGAAAGGTGTTACCCGCGATTCGATTTTGCAGATTGCCCGCAGTTGGGGTATTGACGTGGAAGAGCGGTTGGTATCGATCGAAGAGGTAATCAGCGGTATTGAAACCGGTCGGTTAACCGAAGCCTTCGGTGCCGGAACAGCGGTGGGTTCGTCGCCCTATTCTCTGATTGGCTATAATGGCAAGGATTACATGCTACCAGAATTTGCCCCGGAAGAGTCGTTTGCCGTTCGCGTCAGAAACTATCTGGCCGACCTTCGTACTGGCAAAGTTGAAGATACCTTTAACTGGATGCACACAGTATAATTCCTGATTTCACTACAATGCAGAAGCCCCGGCCAGTTGGTCGGGGCTTCTGCATTGTAGGCAGGACTTTCACTTCGAGCCGTGCCACGGTTACTCGTGATGATATAGAATAACCGTGGCACGGCTCGAAGCGAAAGTCATGGGATCAATACCATACACTATAATTTTCTTACTATATTTTATATTTTTATCACAAAACTCCTATTTAGCGCGCCTATATCTATTCACATAATTGCATTTGCTCAATTTGTATGATCCGGCTTACCTTTCTTTTCTGCCTCTTATCAGTCTTTTCTCTTAAAACGTATGGTCAATATACTGTCTATCAGGATGAAAAAGGCCAGGTAATGACGACGATGGATGTATATGGTTCCGCAAGGATAAATTCAACGGCTTATAATAAAGTAACGGTTCTGGGAAGTCCCTTCCTGACTTATCCCGTTTGGCAGGAAGGTAAAGTCCTACTGGACAGGTCGGGGAAAGAAATTAATTGCCGGTTAGCTTATAACCTGGTAACCAGTGAAATTTTGTGTCAGTTTGCCGGGGACTCTGCTGTCAAGATTATTACACCGGAACTATTCACAATCAATGGAATTGAGTTTGTTCGCCAGCAGAGTAGTCTGGTTGGGATCAATTATTACCAGTATGCATCGATCGTTCACAACGGGCCGACTAAATTCCTTAAAAGCTTAACCAAGCGGCTTGAGCCAATGAATAGTTCTGAAATTATAAACAATAAACACAATAAGGATATTCTTAACTCCAGCATTTACCGAACCCAAACTAATTATTACATTCAGAAAGCAGGCGCCCGGCCCGACCTGATAAGCTTATCTAAAAATTCGCTTCTGGATATATTCTATGAGCAATCGGAAAAAATAGCGGCAAAAATTCCTGATAAGAACCTGACTTTGTTCGAGGTAGTCGATATCATCAACTATTACGATTCCCTGATGGCCGTAGCACGGACAGCAACGTATCCGTTGAGTCAGAATCCATTATTTAATCAACTACTCCATTCCAAGATCATTTATCCAAACTGGGTTGGTAATCAGGGAATTTATGGGCGCGTTTATGCGGGATTCGACATAGACTCACTGGGCAAAGTTAGCCGGGTTACAATCCTTAGTCCAGACAATGTCGGATTTGGATTTGCCCAACTCGTGCAAAATGCGCTTGAAAAACTGCCCAATCTGGATCCAACCTATATCGGGAACTATGTGCTCCCAGTTACATTCACCTTCACCAATTCCTACGAACAGGCTGGCCCTCATATTCCAATTAATCGATTGTCTACCGACCGGGTTGGCAACCGCATTGTTTTAGATGAATTTGTGGTGCCTTATGCTATTTCAAAGAAAGGCATTACCAGCAAAGAGGTATGGGGCTATTACCGGTAAAATCAGCGCGTGACAACCATTATTTCGCCGAAGCCGTTACGGCCCCACCCGCAGGAAGTATCTTTATCTTCAAGCCAAAATCTTTGCCTTTTGAGACATCTTTCAGGATAATTGTTTCTCCTTTTGGACCAGTCCAGACAGTACCGCCGTTGCCCGGTTTCGAGGCACCATACCTGGCCGTAAAATAAGGAGCTAAATCCTTCTGATAATCAGTGACCGACTGACGACTATTTAGAAACAGATCAACATTGATCGCCGACACTTTCTGATTTGCCTGATAATAGAGCATATCGGCAGATTCCAGGTTTTTAAATTCAACCGTGTAGCCACTGTGTGTTGCATCACTCTCAAATGCTTCCCCTTTTTCAGTGGCTTTAACCTTACCAAAATCATCACCGAGGTTAATACCACGCCAATCGCTACTGGTTGTGAGGCCAAGATCGGCCAGGCGACCTGTTGTTACGATATCTGTTGCCGTTTCGGTAACGGAGGAAGTAACAGTAGTAGAATCACCTTTCTGACTGTCAGCTTTTTGCTGGTTTTGGCAGCTATCGAAAGAAAATAGTAGAACGAACGAGACAACGACAGTAAAATATCTATTCATGCTATTGAGATTGATTTCGCAAAGTTAGCGCATTGGCTCAACATGTTGAAGGTTGTCCTTTCAAAGGTGATATTGTCCTGTTGGACCAAGTCGGCCTGAAACAGTATTATATCAATTTTATATTTTACTAATCCGGGCAATCGAACTCAAAATCGAACTCAAAAACTTAATATGGGTTCTTATCAGTATCCCTGATTTTAATAAATACTTATCGTTATGCCTTTTTCTTTGTTTGGTGCAGATAAAATCCCATTTGACAGCATACATAATCTAGAAAAAAATATACCGAATATAATCGTATGGGCAGTGCCGGTCATGTTGCTCTTTACGGCTATTGAAATGGCGGTTACCTATTACCAGGAACGAGATTTTTACGAAAAGAAAGAAACCATTGGCTCCATTCTGGTGGGTCTTGGCAATTTAGTTGTTAGTGCAGCCCTCAAGTTGGGGCTGTTGTATTTGTGTATCTGGGTTTACAACCTGTTACCCTGGCGCATGGAGTTGCAATGGTGGACACTTGTTCCCTGCTACATCATCTATGATTTTTTCAGTTACTGGGCTCACCGCGTTTCGCATGAGCAACGATTCTGGTGGGCTACCCATGTGGTTCATCATTCCAGTGAGCATTACAACCTGACGGTTTCCTACCGACTGAGCTGGATTCAGCACCTGAAAATTATCTTCTTTTTACCGGTCGCGTTCATGGGATTTCATCCTGTTATTTTCTTTGTGACGAACCAGCTTGCTGTCTTGTTTCAGTTTTGGGTGCATACTGAATACATCCGGCGTATGCCTGCCTGGGTCGAGTACATTTTCGCGACGCCATCGAACCATCGGGTCCATCATGGCTCGCAGGAGAAATACATTGACAAAAACTTCGGCGCTACCTTTATTTTCTGGGATCGAATATTCGGCACTTTTCAACCCGAAGAAGAACCCGTTATTTACGGCATTACAACGAATATTCCGAACAAGGCCAATCCATTCTTTATCAATTTTCACGAGCTTACCGATATGGTTAACGACGTTCGGAACGCCCGAGGATTTCGTAAGAAACTATTCTATATTTTTGGTAGCCCCGTAAAAATTGCAGAAGAGAAAAAACGGTTGACTGAACAGGAGTTAGCTGAAGAACGCATGGCAGCCTAATAAGCAGGTTATGATTTGTTTCCTAGCTCACTCGCTTTCCATGCAGTAACATATCGACCGCGTCGTTGAGTGATCCCGCCTTTGTGACCTGGCCTGCATTGATGAAAAATATTTCATCGGCACTTTCAATGGTATTCAGGCGATGGGCGATAATGATGCGGGTTGTTTTTTCGGGCAATTTCTGCAGGATTTCATCTAAAAGCTTTTCGGTAATCGTGTCGATATTCGCCGTAGCTTCATCCAGAATCAGCAGATCAGGGTTACGTAATACGGCCCGCATGAACGCAATGAGCTGTTTCTGCCCCAGACTAATGGCATCACCACTCGTCTGGACTTTTGTCTCAAGTCCTTCCTCAAAGCGTTCCAGCAGTTCTTCCAGATTAGCATTATGGATAGCCTCAGTCAGTTGCGTATTTGAATATTGCTGATACTGCTCATTGCCATACAGAATATTGTCACGAACCGTACCCGTAAACAAAAAGGGCTCCTGCAAAATAAAGCCGATCTTCTGAGTACGCTCTTTGGCACTATAGGCCCGAATGTCCTTTCCGTCAAGCAGTACGGTTCCGGTAGTTGGGTCATAGAGCCGGGCAATCAACGAGGCAGTCGTGGTTTTACCACCACCAGTCGGGCCAACCAGGGCGTAGGTTTTCCCACGTTCCAGATCAAAACTGATGTTATGAAGAACTTCCTGACCATTTGGATAACTGAATGAAACGCCCTGAAATGATAATAACGAAGACGTCGGTACGGTTAATGGATTCTCAATCGTTGTTAGATTCGTTTGTAGCGACAGAAGGTGGGCAATACGGTCCCATCCGGCCAATGCAACCTGAAAGCTTGCCCATAAGGTAGCCAGTTGCCGAAGCGGATTATAGAAATTAGTGATGTAACCCAGAAAGCTGATCAGCAAACCGATTGTAAAATAGCCGGTTGCAATCAGGTAGATTCCGAATGTAAGCACAACGAGTTGGCCGAGGTTTGCCGAAATCCCATAAATCGGCATGTAAACGTTGTTGGCTAAACCAGCGCCAACCGCCGTTTTGTAATTAGTCTGATTGGCCTCATCAAACCGTTTCCGGAAGTAGTCGCGTCGATTAAAAGCAATGATCACTTTGAAGTTATTCAGGCTTTCCTGAATCTCGGCGCTCATATCGCCAACGCTTTTCAAATTGAGTGCATTCTTCCGCTTCACCCAAGCTGAGGTTGCCTTCGTAAATACCCATAGGAGCAATGCAGGCGATAAGGCTGCGGCTCCGAGTGGTAAATTGATAAACAACAAAAACAATCCGGCCCCCGTCATCAGGAAAATACTACTGACAAACTGCATGAGTGCCTGCGAAAAAAACAGATTTAGTTTATCGGTGTCGTTGTTGACGCGTGAAATCAGATCGCCCGCTTTATTTTGGTTAAAAAATGCGACGGGAAGTTCCTGCAATTTTGTAAACACGGCATTGCGAAGCTTAAATAACGTTCGCTGTCCTACTCCGCCCATTAACCGGGTTTGCATGTACCCTGTCCCGAATGCGACTATATAGATCCCAAGCAGAATGGCCGCATTGGTCAGAACCCCGGCATATTGTTTGGTGACAACATACTGGTCAATGGTTCGTCCAATGATTACAGGCCCAAGCAGGATCAGGCTCGAATTGATCAGGATCGCACCAAACGCCAGTATCAACGTCCGCTGTTCATCGTCAATGAGCGCCAGTAATTTCCGAAGGGCTTTGTAAGTGGCGTTTTTTTCTTCTTTCTGTCCGACAAACTGATTAAGATCGTAGTTCATACTGACTTGTACTGCGTTGCGACTGGTAAATCTGAACGTATTCGGGACTACTGCTCATCAATTCAGGATGAGTGCCTTTGGCGATGATTTCACCTTCCATCAGTAAAATAATCTGCTCATAATCTTCAATGGAAGCAATCTTTTGCGTTACTGAAATCAGCGTTAATCCGGGGTAGTTCTTCTGAATATTCTGCACAATTTTCTGTTCCGTATTCGTATCGACACGAGCGGTAAAATCGTCGAGCAGCAATACTTTAGGATTAAGTGCCAAAGCACGTGCCAGCATTATCCGTTGTTTCTGACCACCCGAAAGGCTGGCTCCGCGCTCAGAAACAACAGTTTGTAATTTCTGTGGCAACGAGTCGATAAACCCGCGTAGTTCGGCCGTATCAATTGCTTTATCGAGCGACTCATCCGTGACTGTATCGCTAAACGCAATGTTTTCGCGAAGGCTCATATTGAAGATAATACTGTCCTGAAAGACGAAGCCGACTTGCTGGTGAAATGTATCCTCATTATACTGGTCGATCGGCTGACCGTCGTATTCAACGCTACCCTCCGACGTGTTAATAAGGCCTGTTAAGAGATATAGTAGTTGGCTCTTGCCAGCTGCCGTTGGGCCAACAATAGCCGTTTGGGTACCTGCTTTCACTGAAAACGAAACGTCTTTAAGAGCAGGCTTCCCGTCATAGTTAACCGAAACGTCTCGTACATCAATATCACCGGCAAGTGCACGGTCAATTGTCCCAGTTTTCATCGTTTCAGGTGCTTGTAAAACCTGATTGACCCGTTCATACGAAGCCGACGCCTGTGCAATGACGTTACTCATAAAGCCAAGCATAATAATCGGAAAAATCAGCAGTGACAGATAACTACTGAAAGCAGCAAAATCGCCCAGCGACATACTGCCTGTAATGACAAAATGACCACCCATCACCAGAATGCTCAATGCTGCCATGTTAGCGGTGAAACTAATAACTGGAATCAGGGCCGCAAACAGACGTAAAATGGCTAATCCCAGATCTTTGGCATCTGTATTAGCCGCCAGGAATTTATCGTATTCAAGCTGTTGCGAATTGATAACCCGGATCAGGGCTGAACCCAGAACGCTTTCGTTAATGACTTTATTCAGCCAGTCGACAACCTCGCGGCTCCGTTTAAACAGTGTTCGCACTTTACGCATCAACACGTAAAATGTAATACCCACAATGGGCACGATAGCCAGCACGGTTAACCCGAGTTTCCAATTGATGCTCAGGAGCAGAATACTTGCTCCGATGATGATGCATAACGAGGAAACGATCGAGACAACGGCTTGTGAAACAAACGTCTTGACCGAGTCAATGTCGGAGGTCAGGTTTGTCAGTAAACGAGATGGATTAGCCTGCTGGATATACGCAAAGCTCTGGCGCGAAATTTTATCGGCCAGTTGGGTTCGTAAATCCTTCGCCACCCGCTCAGAAGCATAGGTTTGAATGATACTTTGCAGGTAGGTAAAAACAAAAATGAATAGAGCAGCCGCCAGAAACTCAATAACTATGGTTTTAAGCACAAATTTCCCGGCGGTGTAATCATCAATTCCATGCGAGATGATCATTGGTAATAACAAGTTCACCCCGTTGCTGATCAGTGCAAACAGGATCAACAAAATGATCATTCTGGAATACGGCTTTAGCAGGCTCAGTAAAGGAGAAGGAGCCTTTTTAGGCGCTTCCGGTTTTATTGTAGCTTTGTCCATGATGGTTGTATTCTCCGAAAATAGGAGTCGTTGGCTGCGAATCAACGGCTGCCCAAAGGTAGTCAGATAAACTAGTTTGTGGATTAAAGCAATTTGTTTTTAGTTAGCCAAATACATGTAGGAGCAAATCGGTACTTTAAGGCAAACCGGCAATCAGCTCCGCTTTTTTGATACCCTTACCGATTACATATCTATTTTATTTAAGCGAACCAAATCAAATACAAATTATTGATAATCAAGAAGATG comes from Spirosoma aureum and encodes:
- a CDS encoding energy transducer TonB; amino-acid sequence: MIRLTFLFCLLSVFSLKTYGQYTVYQDEKGQVMTTMDVYGSARINSTAYNKVTVLGSPFLTYPVWQEGKVLLDRSGKEINCRLAYNLVTSEILCQFAGDSAVKIITPELFTINGIEFVRQQSSLVGINYYQYASIVHNGPTKFLKSLTKRLEPMNSSEIINNKHNKDILNSSIYRTQTNYYIQKAGARPDLISLSKNSLLDIFYEQSEKIAAKIPDKNLTLFEVVDIINYYDSLMAVARTATYPLSQNPLFNQLLHSKIIYPNWVGNQGIYGRVYAGFDIDSLGKVSRVTILSPDNVGFGFAQLVQNALEKLPNLDPTYIGNYVLPVTFTFTNSYEQAGPHIPINRLSTDRVGNRIVLDEFVVPYAISKKGITSKEVWGYYR
- a CDS encoding sterol desaturase family protein; the encoded protein is MPFSLFGADKIPFDSIHNLEKNIPNIIVWAVPVMLLFTAIEMAVTYYQERDFYEKKETIGSILVGLGNLVVSAALKLGLLYLCIWVYNLLPWRMELQWWTLVPCYIIYDFFSYWAHRVSHEQRFWWATHVVHHSSEHYNLTVSYRLSWIQHLKIIFFLPVAFMGFHPVIFFVTNQLAVLFQFWVHTEYIRRMPAWVEYIFATPSNHRVHHGSQEKYIDKNFGATFIFWDRIFGTFQPEEEPVIYGITTNIPNKANPFFINFHELTDMVNDVRNARGFRKKLFYIFGSPVKIAEEKKRLTEQELAEERMAA
- a CDS encoding ABC transporter ATP-binding protein: MNYDLNQFVGQKEEKNATYKALRKLLALIDDEQRTLILAFGAILINSSLILLGPVIIGRTIDQYVVTKQYAGVLTNAAILLGIYIVAFGTGYMQTRLMGGVGQRTLFKLRNAVFTKLQELPVAFFNQNKAGDLISRVNNDTDKLNLFFSQALMQFVSSIFLMTGAGLFLLFINLPLGAAALSPALLLWVFTKATSAWVKRKNALNLKSVGDMSAEIQESLNNFKVIIAFNRRDYFRKRFDEANQTNYKTAVGAGLANNVYMPIYGISANLGQLVVLTFGIYLIATGYFTIGLLISFLGYITNFYNPLRQLATLWASFQVALAGWDRIAHLLSLQTNLTTIENPLTVPTSSLLSFQGVSFSYPNGQEVLHNISFDLERGKTYALVGPTGGGKTTTASLIARLYDPTTGTVLLDGKDIRAYSAKERTQKIGFILQEPFLFTGTVRDNILYGNEQYQQYSNTQLTEAIHNANLEELLERFEEGLETKVQTSGDAISLGQKQLIAFMRAVLRNPDLLILDEATANIDTITEKLLDEILQKLPEKTTRIIIAHRLNTIESADEIFFINAGQVTKAGSLNDAVDMLLHGKRVS
- a CDS encoding ABC transporter ATP-binding protein yields the protein MDKATIKPEAPKKAPSPLLSLLKPYSRMIILLILFALISNGVNLLLPMIISHGIDDYTAGKFVLKTIVIEFLAAALFIFVFTYLQSIIQTYASERVAKDLRTQLADKISRQSFAYIQQANPSRLLTNLTSDIDSVKTFVSQAVVSIVSSLCIIIGASILLLSINWKLGLTVLAIVPIVGITFYVLMRKVRTLFKRSREVVDWLNKVINESVLGSALIRVINSQQLEYDKFLAANTDAKDLGLAILRLFAALIPVISFTANMAALSILVMGGHFVITGSMSLGDFAAFSSYLSLLIFPIIMLGFMSNVIAQASASYERVNQVLQAPETMKTGTIDRALAGDIDVRDVSVNYDGKPALKDVSFSVKAGTQTAIVGPTAAGKSQLLYLLTGLINTSEGSVEYDGQPIDQYNEDTFHQQVGFVFQDSIIFNMSLRENIAFSDTVTDESLDKAIDTAELRGFIDSLPQKLQTVVSERGASLSGGQKQRIMLARALALNPKVLLLDDFTARVDTNTEQKIVQNIQKNYPGLTLISVTQKIASIEDYEQIILLMEGEIIAKGTHPELMSSSPEYVQIYQSQRSTSQYELRS